From the Paludisphaera mucosa genome, one window contains:
- a CDS encoding ABC transporter ATP-binding protein, with amino-acid sequence MSVATSTAVDETARGGTIAVRVRGLSKGFGSGEQRVVALDKVDLDVYAGRMSLIVGPSGCGKTTLLSVIAGILNADEGEVAVFGETITRMGDRAKTRFRARRIGFVFQQYNLLPALTAAENASIPLVIAGWRKGPAVARAAEVLTSIGMGKKVDSLPSQLSGGQMQRVAIARALVHDPQLLVCDEPTAALDHETGLTVMELLREAAVRPDRAVVVVTHDNRVFHFGDRIAHMDDGRVVKIEDRDPSLSAA; translated from the coding sequence ATGTCCGTCGCGACTTCAACGGCGGTCGACGAGACGGCCCGGGGCGGGACGATCGCCGTCCGCGTGCGGGGGCTGTCCAAGGGCTTCGGCTCGGGCGAGCAACGCGTCGTCGCCCTGGACAAGGTCGACCTCGACGTCTACGCCGGCCGGATGTCGCTGATCGTCGGCCCGTCGGGATGCGGCAAGACGACGCTGCTGTCGGTGATCGCCGGCATCCTCAACGCCGACGAGGGCGAGGTCGCCGTCTTCGGCGAGACGATCACGCGGATGGGCGATCGCGCCAAGACGCGGTTCCGCGCCCGTCGGATCGGCTTCGTCTTCCAGCAATACAACCTCTTGCCCGCGCTCACGGCGGCCGAGAACGCCTCGATCCCCCTCGTGATCGCCGGCTGGCGCAAGGGCCCGGCGGTCGCCCGTGCGGCCGAGGTGCTCACGTCGATCGGCATGGGCAAGAAGGTGGACAGCCTGCCGTCGCAGCTCTCCGGAGGGCAGATGCAGCGGGTGGCGATCGCCCGGGCGCTCGTCCACGACCCCCAGCTGCTCGTCTGCGACGAGCCGACGGCCGCGCTCGACCACGAGACCGGGCTGACCGTGATGGAACTGCTCCGCGAGGCGGCGGTCCGGCCCGACCGAGCCGTGGTCGTCGTCACCCACGACAACCGCGTCTTCCACTTCGGCGACCGGATCGCCCACATGGACGACGGCCGGGTCGTCAAGATCGAGGATCGCGACCCCAGCCTCTCCGCCGCCTGA
- a CDS encoding HlyD family secretion protein, with product MRIVLPIVALLGIALAVRSVVPYNLTMESGRPVFKSKVPPPSKPLLPPPERPSRFQASVHGMGLVEAQRENIPIGTPVPGVVMEVYVDGRPSYDPPHKWVGDRIKKGEPLFRIDGRDLEAELTAREATLAAAEAQLHRLEGMPRAEDLPPAQAALEEAEAKLLDAEAAFGRSSQLYQRNMLSASDYDRDRYTKFAAKAAVDRAKADLEKLQAGAWKEDLQVQRAAVLQARSQVDSTRILIERLTVRAPVDSEILQVNVRPGQIATMAWKEPMVVLGEVDRLHVRVDIDENDLPRFREGVPGVATLKGRTDPEFPLKFVRIEPYVIPKKSLTGDNSERVDTRVLQVIYALPDNPPSKVYVGQQMDVFLDLGERSAASGPEPARP from the coding sequence ATGCGAATCGTTCTGCCGATCGTCGCCCTGCTGGGAATCGCGCTGGCGGTCCGCAGCGTCGTGCCCTACAACCTGACCATGGAGTCGGGCCGGCCGGTGTTCAAGAGCAAGGTCCCGCCCCCCTCGAAGCCGCTGCTGCCGCCGCCCGAACGGCCCTCGCGGTTCCAGGCGAGCGTCCACGGCATGGGGCTGGTGGAAGCCCAGCGCGAGAACATCCCGATCGGGACGCCGGTCCCGGGCGTGGTCATGGAAGTGTACGTCGACGGCCGCCCGAGCTACGACCCGCCCCACAAGTGGGTCGGCGATCGGATCAAGAAGGGCGAGCCCCTCTTCCGCATCGACGGCCGCGACCTCGAGGCCGAGCTGACGGCGCGCGAGGCGACGCTGGCCGCCGCCGAGGCCCAGCTTCATCGGCTGGAAGGGATGCCCCGCGCCGAGGACCTGCCCCCCGCCCAGGCCGCACTCGAAGAGGCCGAGGCCAAGCTGCTCGACGCCGAGGCGGCCTTCGGGCGCAGCTCCCAGCTCTACCAGCGGAACATGCTCTCGGCCAGCGACTACGACCGCGACCGCTACACGAAGTTCGCCGCCAAGGCCGCCGTCGACCGCGCCAAGGCCGACCTGGAGAAGCTCCAGGCGGGCGCATGGAAGGAGGATCTGCAGGTCCAGCGCGCGGCGGTCCTCCAGGCCCGCAGCCAGGTCGACAGCACGCGGATCCTGATCGAGCGGCTGACCGTGCGCGCCCCCGTCGACAGCGAGATCCTGCAGGTCAACGTCCGGCCCGGCCAGATCGCGACCATGGCCTGGAAGGAGCCGATGGTCGTCCTCGGCGAGGTCGACCGGCTCCACGTCCGGGTGGACATCGACGAGAACGACCTCCCGCGCTTCCGCGAAGGCGTCCCCGGCGTCGCCACGCTCAAGGGCCGCACCGACCCCGAGTTCCCATTGAAGTTCGTGCGGATCGAGCCCTACGTCATCCCCAAGAAGAGCCTGACCGGCGACAATTCCGAACGCGTCGACACCCGGGTCCTCCAGGTCATCTACGCGCTCCCCGACAACCCGCCGTCCAAGGTCTACGTCGGCCAGCAGATGGACGTCTTCCTCGACCTGGGCGAGCGATCCGCCGCCTCGGGGCCGGAACCCGCCCGCCCGTGA
- a CDS encoding M13 family metallopeptidase, whose amino-acid sequence MAAAAAVSPAARADDPAPLRSGVDPTGFDKSVRPQDDFFRYVNGGWMERTAIPPDKSRWGTFDQLIDESDAAIRAIVEETQKADAPAGSEARKVGDLYRSFLDEARADELGVKPLAADLARVEALTDKKGLIALLGQLQRQGAGGLFGAGVSVDAKKSDQYVTYMGQGGISLPDESYYRDPKQQEIRDKFVAHVARMLTLAGVPDAPAEAAAVLELETAIAKNHWDRVKRRDRTLSYNKKTFAELETLAPAIDWKTWFEGLGAPKLDEMVVAQPDFFAAASKLVEEVQLDRWKTWLRWRLIHDAAQYLSKPFVDEDFAFFGKTLSGTPELRPRWKRGVGLVSGSLGEAVGKLYVEKHFPPAAKSRMKGLVDNLIAAYREDIGSLEWMSPETRAKAIDKMGKFNPKIGYPDKWRDYSKLEIKPDDLLGNVRRADAFENDRDFAKLGKPIDRSEWGMTPHTVNAYYNPTLNEIVFPAAILQPPFFDLDADDAVNYGAIGAVIGHEIGHGFDDQGSKSDGDGNMVNWWTDADRKEFDARAQKLIEQYGGFEPKQLPGQKVNGALTIGENIGDLGGLTIAYKAYKRSLAGKEAPVIDGLTGDQRFFLGWAQAWRGKIRDAELSRRLTLDPHSPAEFRCNGVLRNLPEFYATFDLKEGDKLWLPPQERVRIW is encoded by the coding sequence CTGGCGGCGGCCGCCGCCGTCTCGCCCGCGGCCCGGGCCGACGACCCGGCCCCGCTCCGCTCGGGGGTCGACCCGACCGGCTTCGACAAGTCGGTGCGCCCCCAGGACGACTTCTTCCGCTACGTCAACGGCGGCTGGATGGAGCGGACCGCGATCCCGCCCGACAAGTCGCGCTGGGGGACGTTCGACCAGCTCATCGACGAGAGCGACGCCGCCATCCGGGCCATCGTCGAGGAGACCCAGAAGGCTGACGCGCCCGCCGGCTCCGAGGCGCGCAAGGTCGGCGACCTCTACAGGAGCTTTCTGGACGAGGCCCGGGCCGACGAGCTGGGCGTCAAGCCCCTCGCCGCCGACCTCGCCCGCGTCGAAGCCCTCACCGACAAGAAGGGCCTGATCGCGCTCCTCGGCCAGCTCCAGCGCCAGGGCGCGGGCGGCCTGTTCGGCGCCGGCGTCTCCGTCGACGCCAAGAAGTCCGACCAGTACGTCACCTACATGGGGCAGGGGGGCATCAGCCTCCCCGACGAGTCGTATTACCGCGACCCCAAGCAGCAGGAGATCCGCGACAAGTTCGTCGCCCACGTCGCCAGGATGCTGACGCTCGCGGGCGTGCCCGACGCCCCGGCCGAGGCCGCCGCCGTGCTGGAGCTGGAGACGGCGATCGCCAAGAACCACTGGGACCGCGTGAAGCGCCGGGACCGGACCCTCAGCTACAACAAGAAGACGTTCGCCGAGCTGGAGACGCTCGCCCCCGCCATCGACTGGAAGACCTGGTTCGAGGGCCTGGGGGCGCCCAAGCTCGACGAGATGGTCGTCGCCCAGCCCGACTTCTTCGCGGCCGCCTCCAAGCTGGTCGAAGAGGTCCAGCTCGACCGCTGGAAGACCTGGCTCCGCTGGCGGCTGATCCACGACGCGGCCCAGTACCTGAGCAAGCCGTTCGTCGACGAGGACTTCGCGTTTTTCGGCAAGACCCTCTCGGGCACGCCTGAGCTGCGCCCCCGCTGGAAGCGCGGCGTCGGCCTGGTCTCGGGCTCTCTGGGCGAGGCCGTCGGCAAGCTCTACGTCGAGAAGCACTTCCCGCCCGCCGCCAAGTCGCGGATGAAGGGCCTGGTCGACAACCTGATCGCCGCCTATCGCGAGGACATCGGCTCGCTCGAATGGATGAGCCCCGAAACCAGGGCCAAGGCCATCGACAAGATGGGCAAGTTCAACCCGAAGATCGGCTACCCCGACAAGTGGCGCGACTACTCGAAGCTGGAGATCAAGCCCGACGACCTGCTAGGCAACGTCCGCCGCGCCGACGCCTTCGAGAACGACCGCGACTTCGCCAAGCTCGGCAAGCCCATCGACCGCAGCGAATGGGGGATGACGCCGCACACGGTCAACGCCTACTACAACCCGACGCTCAACGAGATCGTCTTTCCGGCCGCCATCCTCCAGCCGCCGTTCTTCGACCTGGATGCCGACGACGCCGTGAACTACGGGGCCATCGGCGCGGTCATCGGCCACGAGATCGGCCACGGCTTCGACGACCAGGGTTCGAAGTCGGACGGCGACGGCAACATGGTGAACTGGTGGACCGACGCCGACCGCAAGGAGTTCGACGCCCGCGCCCAGAAGCTCATCGAGCAGTACGGCGGCTTCGAGCCCAAGCAGCTCCCCGGGCAGAAGGTCAACGGGGCCCTGACGATCGGCGAGAACATCGGCGACCTGGGCGGCCTCACGATCGCCTACAAGGCTTACAAGCGGTCGCTCGCCGGCAAGGAGGCCCCGGTGATCGACGGCCTGACCGGCGACCAGCGGTTCTTCCTGGGTTGGGCCCAGGCCTGGCGCGGCAAGATCCGCGACGCCGAGCTCTCCCGCCGGCTGACCCTCGACCCCCACTCGCCGGCCGAATTCCGCTGCAACGGGGTGCTCCGCAACCTGCCCGAGTTCTACGCGACGTTCGACCTCAAGGAAGGGGACAAGCTCTGGCTGCCCCCCCAGGAACGCGTCCGGATCTGGTGA
- a CDS encoding ThuA domain-containing protein, with amino-acid sequence MTRYRFVGLAALLLAATFVARAEAADPTKIVLIAGRPSHGPGDHEFNAGCKLLAKCLAEVPGVEPVVVAGGWPKDESVFDGVRALIFFMDGGGGHPAIQGDHPAKLQKLAEKGVGLGFMHYGVEVPKGEPGDKFLDWIGGYYETAFSTNPHWKAAIESLPDHPIARGVKPFAVVDEWYYNIRFRPEMKGVTPILVAKPDDATRDSSHTSPAGPYKHIQDAKGRPEVLAWVVERPDGGRGYGFTGGHAHANWGDPNFRKLNLNAILWTAGLDVPAGGVASEVTPEELKQNLDPKK; translated from the coding sequence ATGACGCGGTATCGCTTCGTCGGCCTCGCGGCCCTCCTCCTCGCGGCGACCTTCGTCGCGAGGGCCGAGGCCGCGGACCCGACCAAGATCGTCCTGATCGCCGGCCGGCCCAGCCACGGCCCCGGCGACCACGAGTTCAACGCCGGCTGCAAGCTGCTCGCCAAATGCCTGGCCGAGGTCCCGGGCGTCGAGCCCGTGGTCGTCGCCGGCGGCTGGCCCAAGGACGAGTCCGTCTTCGACGGCGTCAGGGCCCTGATCTTCTTCATGGACGGCGGCGGCGGCCATCCCGCCATCCAGGGCGACCACCCGGCCAAGCTCCAGAAACTCGCCGAGAAGGGCGTCGGCCTCGGCTTCATGCACTACGGCGTCGAGGTCCCCAAGGGCGAGCCCGGCGACAAGTTCCTCGACTGGATCGGCGGCTACTACGAGACGGCCTTCTCGACCAACCCCCACTGGAAGGCCGCCATCGAGAGCCTGCCCGACCACCCGATCGCCCGCGGCGTGAAGCCGTTCGCCGTGGTCGACGAGTGGTACTACAACATCCGCTTCCGCCCGGAGATGAAGGGGGTGACACCGATTCTCGTCGCCAAGCCGGACGACGCCACCCGCGACAGCTCGCACACGTCGCCGGCCGGCCCCTACAAGCATATTCAGGATGCCAAGGGCCGCCCCGAGGTCCTCGCCTGGGTCGTCGAGCGGCCCGACGGCGGCCGGGGATACGGATTCACCGGCGGCCACGCCCACGCCAACTGGGGCGACCCGAACTTCCGCAAGCTCAACCTCAACGCCATCCTCTGGACGGCCGGCCTCGACGTCCCCGCCGGCGGCGTCGCCTCCGAGGTCACGCCCGAAGAGCTGAAGCAGAACCTCGACCCCAAGAAGTGA
- a CDS encoding Gfo/Idh/MocA family oxidoreductase produces MTGPNRRTFLKTSSAAAAGLGLMSNAHARGNDVIKVGVVGCGGRGTGAADNICEAAGTTYNIKIHALGDIFEDHLKNCRESVKNSQNSKEKYDVADDRCFVGLDAYKKVIDCCDLVILATPPGFRPGHIEAVVKAGKHLFAEKPVAVDGTGIRRVIAAAEEAKAKKLSVVVGTQRRHQPGYLESMKRIHDGAIGEINGGQVYWNQGAIWANKRQPSWSDVEYQLRNWYHFVWLCGDHIVEQHVHNLDVANWAIGAHPVRAVGMGGRQTLAGPELGQSYDHFAVDYEYPNDVHLMSMCRQIPGCENNVSETIVGTKGRFQSGGYRFSGANKERVRVQDGNAYVHEHTHLLESIVAGQPLNELKQVAESTLTAIMGRMSAYTGQAVTWEQALESKLDTFPKSLDMKGSMAEPEFPRPGVTELI; encoded by the coding sequence ATGACCGGTCCCAATCGTCGCACCTTCCTGAAAACCTCGTCCGCGGCCGCCGCGGGCCTCGGCCTCATGAGCAACGCCCACGCCCGCGGCAACGACGTCATCAAGGTCGGCGTCGTCGGCTGCGGAGGACGGGGCACCGGCGCCGCCGACAACATCTGCGAGGCGGCCGGCACCACCTACAACATCAAGATCCACGCCCTGGGCGACATCTTCGAGGACCACCTCAAGAACTGTCGCGAGAGCGTCAAGAACAGCCAGAACTCGAAGGAGAAGTACGACGTCGCCGACGACCGCTGCTTCGTGGGCCTCGACGCCTACAAGAAGGTCATCGACTGCTGCGACCTCGTGATCCTCGCCACGCCTCCCGGCTTCCGCCCCGGCCACATCGAGGCCGTGGTCAAGGCCGGCAAGCACCTCTTCGCCGAGAAGCCCGTGGCCGTCGACGGCACCGGCATCCGCCGGGTCATCGCCGCCGCCGAGGAGGCCAAGGCCAAGAAGCTCTCCGTCGTCGTCGGCACCCAGCGCCGCCACCAGCCCGGCTACCTCGAGAGCATGAAGCGGATCCACGACGGCGCCATCGGCGAGATCAACGGCGGCCAGGTCTACTGGAACCAGGGCGCCATCTGGGCCAACAAGCGGCAGCCGAGCTGGAGCGACGTCGAGTACCAACTCCGCAACTGGTACCACTTCGTCTGGCTCTGCGGCGACCACATCGTCGAGCAGCACGTCCACAACCTCGACGTGGCCAACTGGGCCATCGGCGCCCACCCCGTCCGCGCCGTGGGCATGGGCGGCCGGCAGACGCTAGCCGGGCCGGAGTTGGGCCAGAGCTACGACCACTTCGCCGTCGACTACGAGTACCCCAACGACGTCCACCTGATGTCGATGTGCCGCCAGATCCCCGGCTGCGAGAACAACGTCTCCGAGACGATCGTCGGCACCAAGGGCCGGTTCCAGAGCGGCGGCTACCGCTTCTCGGGCGCCAACAAGGAACGGGTCCGCGTGCAGGACGGCAACGCCTACGTCCACGAGCACACCCACCTGCTGGAGAGCATCGTCGCCGGCCAGCCGCTCAACGAGCTGAAGCAGGTCGCCGAGAGCACCCTCACCGCGATCATGGGCCGGATGTCGGCCTACACCGGCCAGGCCGTGACGTGGGAGCAGGCGCTCGAGTCCAAGCTCGACACCTTCCCCAAGTCGCTCGACATGAAGGGGAGCATGGCGGAGCCCGAGTTCCCCCGGCCGGGCGTCACCGAGCTGATCTGA
- a CDS encoding formylglycine-generating enzyme family protein — protein MSRSTHAPRLAVALALAFCWAWSGPAAAQAPVVKTEAEMKAYNQAIPGTDVKFDLVPIPGGQFLMGSPDSEEKRGEDEGPQHPVAIAPFWMGAREVTWDEYDLFCFSLDLKKKTREGVDLKNQVATEMKADAVTRPTPPYADMTFGYGHKNQPAICITHHSAMEYCRWLSEKTGLVYRLPTEAEWEYACRAGTKTAYFFGDDPAGLEEYASYVENAEKPQPVGKKKPNPWGLYDIHGNVAEWCLDHYVPDFYKQFAGDKPTLEPFAPPTAKEYSYVVRGGSWDDDAEKLRSAARRGSDLEWSVQDPQRPQSIWWHTDATFVGFRVVRPLNEQESLKGLKSLVVKGKGTR, from the coding sequence GTGAGCCGCTCGACGCACGCCCCCCGCCTCGCCGTGGCCCTGGCCCTCGCCTTCTGCTGGGCCTGGTCCGGCCCGGCCGCGGCCCAGGCCCCCGTCGTCAAGACCGAAGCCGAGATGAAGGCCTACAACCAGGCCATCCCCGGGACCGACGTGAAGTTCGACCTGGTGCCGATCCCCGGCGGCCAGTTCCTGATGGGCAGCCCCGATTCCGAGGAGAAGCGCGGCGAGGACGAGGGCCCCCAGCACCCCGTCGCCATCGCCCCGTTCTGGATGGGCGCCCGCGAGGTCACCTGGGACGAATACGATCTCTTCTGCTTCTCGCTCGACCTCAAGAAGAAGACCCGCGAGGGCGTCGACCTCAAGAACCAGGTCGCGACCGAGATGAAGGCCGACGCGGTGACGCGGCCGACCCCGCCCTACGCCGACATGACCTTCGGCTACGGCCACAAGAACCAGCCGGCCATCTGCATCACCCACCACTCGGCCATGGAATACTGCCGCTGGCTCTCCGAGAAGACGGGCCTCGTCTACCGCCTGCCGACCGAGGCCGAGTGGGAGTACGCCTGCCGCGCCGGGACCAAGACGGCCTACTTCTTCGGCGACGATCCCGCCGGGCTCGAGGAATACGCCTCGTACGTCGAGAACGCCGAGAAGCCCCAGCCGGTCGGCAAGAAGAAGCCCAACCCCTGGGGCCTTTACGACATCCACGGCAACGTCGCCGAGTGGTGCCTGGACCACTACGTCCCCGACTTCTACAAGCAGTTCGCCGGCGACAAGCCCACGCTCGAGCCGTTCGCCCCCCCCACCGCCAAGGAGTATTCCTACGTGGTCCGGGGCGGCTCGTGGGACGACGACGCCGAGAAGCTCCGCAGCGCGGCCCGACGCGGGTCGGACCTGGAGTGGAGCGTGCAGGATCCCCAGCGTCCCCAGAGCATCTGGTGGCACACCGACGCCACCTTCGTCGGCTTCCGCGTCGTCCGCCCTCTGAACGAGCAGGAGTCCCTCAAGGGGCTCAAGTCGCTCGTGGTCAAGGGCAAGGGGACCCGCTGA
- a CDS encoding FAD:protein FMN transferase has product MGSSFKILLYSTDETAARRASRAAFDRIARLDAVLSDYDVDSELSRLSAASGGPPVAVGPELFDVLERSRYWYDRTEGRLDPTIAPVGRLWRRARRERKLPEPDKLAEALPLVGMDKLVLDPAARTVRLTKSGMKLDVGGIAKGYASQAAIDVLRAQGIDRALVAGAGDIAVSGPPPDAPGWTIGVATLEPSKTEPEIYLSLKAQAVSTSGDAERFVVIDGRRYSHIIDPKTGRAIEDRASVTVVAPDGATADALETTAYMLGPEKGLALIDSVPGAAGVFTRETPEGLRRYESSRFKDVPRARPRPAP; this is encoded by the coding sequence ATGGGAAGCTCGTTCAAGATTCTTTTATACTCCACCGACGAAACCGCCGCCAGACGCGCGTCCCGCGCCGCGTTCGATCGCATCGCCCGGCTCGACGCGGTGCTCAGCGACTATGACGTCGACAGCGAACTCTCCCGGCTCTCGGCGGCCTCCGGCGGCCCCCCAGTCGCGGTCGGCCCCGAGCTGTTCGACGTGCTGGAGAGATCCAGATATTGGTACGACAGGACCGAAGGGCGCCTCGATCCGACGATCGCGCCCGTGGGCCGATTGTGGCGCCGCGCCCGCCGCGAGCGCAAGCTCCCCGAGCCCGACAAGCTCGCCGAGGCCCTGCCGCTCGTGGGCATGGACAAGCTGGTCCTCGACCCCGCGGCCCGGACCGTCCGGCTGACGAAGTCCGGCATGAAGCTCGACGTCGGCGGCATCGCCAAGGGCTACGCCTCGCAGGCGGCGATCGACGTGCTCCGCGCCCAGGGGATCGACCGGGCCCTGGTCGCCGGCGCGGGCGACATCGCCGTCTCCGGCCCGCCGCCCGACGCCCCGGGCTGGACGATCGGCGTCGCCACGCTGGAGCCCTCGAAGACCGAGCCCGAGATCTACCTGTCGCTCAAGGCCCAGGCCGTCTCCACCTCGGGAGACGCCGAGCGTTTCGTCGTCATCGACGGCCGCCGGTATTCTCACATCATCGACCCGAAGACCGGCCGGGCGATCGAGGACCGCGCCAGCGTGACCGTCGTCGCCCCCGACGGCGCGACGGCCGACGCGCTGGAGACCACGGCCTACATGCTCGGGCCCGAGAAGGGCCTGGCCCTGATCGACTCGGTCCCCGGCGCGGCGGGCGTCTTCACCCGCGAGACGCCCGAGGGCCTCCGGCGGTACGAGTCGTCCCGGTTCAAGGACGTGCCTCGAGCCCGGCCTCGACCCGCTCCCTGA
- the mscL gene encoding large conductance mechanosensitive channel protein MscL, producing MLEQFKKFAFKGNVVDLAVGVVVGTAFGKIVDSLVKNIIMPVLGVFLPADQGYQHWAWTIDGKTIPYGQFLAEIVNFLIVAAALFVFVVKFLGWLTRNSKEEAAKPTPALTKDQMLLEEIRNLLRERVEAGLEARP from the coding sequence CTGCTGGAACAGTTCAAGAAGTTCGCGTTCAAGGGAAACGTCGTGGACCTGGCGGTGGGCGTGGTGGTGGGCACGGCCTTCGGCAAGATCGTCGACTCGCTGGTCAAGAATATCATCATGCCCGTTCTGGGGGTCTTCCTGCCCGCCGACCAGGGCTATCAGCACTGGGCCTGGACGATCGACGGCAAGACGATCCCCTACGGCCAGTTCCTCGCCGAGATCGTCAATTTCCTGATCGTGGCCGCGGCCCTCTTCGTCTTCGTCGTCAAGTTCCTGGGCTGGCTGACGAGGAACAGCAAGGAGGAGGCGGCGAAGCCGACGCCCGCGCTGACCAAGGACCAGATGCTCCTGGAAGAGATCCGCAACCTGCTCAGGGAGCGGGTCGAGGCCGGGCTCGAGGCACGTCCTTGA